Proteins from one Oscillatoria nigro-viridis PCC 7112 genomic window:
- a CDS encoding ATP-binding response regulator has product MNAPQPPSADILIVDDTIENLHLLSEMLAQQGYEVRIVKSGAMALRGVQAQPPDLILLDIMMPQMDGYEVCQHLKANPQTDNIPVIFISALNEVFDKVKAFAVGGADYITKPFQIEEVCARVAHQLTIRRLQMQVEDLAIEQERNRIARDIHDSLGHSLVALNLHMETALAMWNEHPDRAYPFLVKAKQLGSEALQAVRQSVSAMRDDPLQGKGLAEAIAHLIQAFHQTTSVQPNCQIHLDRSVSHAVNIALYRIVQEGLTNICKYAAATAVQLQIESNAAGIFLKLQDNGKGFQMGESRSGFGLQGMQERVAALGGSLEIASELDRGCCINAYFPVMGNW; this is encoded by the coding sequence ATGAATGCCCCTCAACCCCCAAGTGCAGATATTCTCATCGTAGACGATACCATAGAGAATCTTCATCTGCTGTCCGAGATGCTGGCGCAGCAAGGTTATGAAGTTCGCATCGTCAAGAGTGGGGCAATGGCATTAAGAGGCGTGCAAGCGCAACCCCCCGATTTGATTTTGCTGGATATCATGATGCCCCAGATGGATGGATATGAAGTGTGTCAGCACTTGAAAGCTAATCCCCAAACCGATAATATTCCGGTGATTTTTATCAGTGCGCTCAATGAAGTATTCGATAAGGTGAAAGCGTTTGCGGTGGGTGGAGCGGACTATATTACCAAACCCTTTCAAATCGAAGAAGTTTGTGCTAGAGTAGCGCATCAATTGACGATTCGCCGCTTGCAAATGCAGGTGGAAGATCTGGCGATCGAGCAGGAACGCAATCGGATTGCCCGCGATATTCACGATTCTTTAGGTCATTCGCTGGTAGCGCTCAACCTGCACATGGAAACGGCACTGGCGATGTGGAACGAACATCCAGATCGAGCATATCCGTTTCTCGTGAAAGCCAAACAACTGGGTTCCGAGGCATTGCAAGCCGTGCGGCAATCGGTGTCGGCCATGCGGGACGATCCGTTGCAGGGGAAGGGATTGGCAGAGGCGATCGCGCATTTAATTCAAGCATTTCACCAAACGACAAGCGTACAACCCAACTGTCAGATTCACCTCGATCGATCTGTTTCCCATGCTGTCAATATTGCCCTCTATCGAATCGTGCAAGAGGGGTTGACTAATATCTGCAAGTATGCAGCAGCAACAGCGGTACAGCTTCAGATTGAATCGAATGCTGCCGGAATTTTCCTCAAGCTTCAGGATAATGGTAAAGGCTTTCAAATGGGTGAGAGTCGATCGGGTTTTGGTCTTCAGGGAATGCAGGAGCGAGTGGCGGCTTTAGGCGGATCTTTGGAGATTGCCAGCGAACTCGATCGGGGATGTTGTATTAATGCTTATTTTCCAGTGATGGGTAATTGGTAA